The Papaver somniferum cultivar HN1 unplaced genomic scaffold, ASM357369v1 unplaced-scaffold_35, whole genome shotgun sequence genome segment TCCCTGCCGACTATGTTTTAGTCGACATTGTTTTAAACAAATACCTTGCCGACCATATGCAATAGAATATGACCTTTCCTGTGTATGAAAATTGTTATAGCCGGCAGGGTAATAAAGTTACGACACTGCCAACGGTGTGTTAGTCGACATACTGTGGAAACAGTGACCTAACCGGCagtttcaaaattcaaatttttgcaagtacaacaaCATTGATTGTCTACCCTAACAGCCAAATTTGGGCACCACCCTATAAATAGACTAGTTTTTCTACAAACACACACAcacctatttgcatatactctccaaagctcatatcataaTCTAATTTTtctaactctcccaatacctctacatacaacaatggcatcatttgattcaaatgaagatttatccatcaccaaagcatggtatgcCGAAACTCGAGTTATAAATCAGTCCTCCATAAGGGTAGATGCCAAAACCTTTTGGGCAAAGGTATACAACAAATAtgggcaagagtttgggaatccgaaTGAAAGAagtgtttaacaaattcatgataggcacctagtcatagAAAATGCGAACTTGCTTATTTAGCTATCCAACATCGGATTTTGAACGCTacccactttcacttgtccattgaacaatttgtaagtatttttgcgttattttacgtaatccatgttgtttgatcttcctattaaacaccactaacaaagtaagtttgtgttttattttgtagcatgaagtcgcgAAAGCGCATTACTTGAAGGAAAAGGGGGAAACATTCACatttgatgcaagctatcacttcatggtatccaagATTCCGGAGTATGCCCTGGAGATGATGGTGGTGAATCGGACTCGGATTCCtccgacgaagattgatggttttagaagtttttgtgtaggttttgtgggtggatctctatgtaaaccctcacgagactataactcgtccactagggacgcaTAAGGGtctaaaggcttgatgcacgtgctaagtgcatccgttATTCATACAACAAGGAGTTAGATTTTATAGTgacaaaaattgcatgaataaagtgaattacaacTTTCaagaatttgttttcttttgggTATAACCAAATGTCGGCAAGGTAGTAAGACTATTACATTGCCGACTATACTTTGGCCGGCAAGGTGAGAAATTAATTAGATGCTGGCTGTAGGTTAGCCGACAAGGTAGGAAATCAATAAAATGCCGACTAGTGAAGCATTAACAACAGTCTCCTGTGTGTCTAAAATAATACATTCGACTTTGTTTTTTTAGAAACAAGCATGCCGGCCAACGTTAGTCGGCAGAGTCTTCATTCATCGACCTTGCTGACTTTTCATACTTTTAGAAccgaaagtgttgatttcttctttaattttgagtatgatttcatacaacactttgcaatcccctttttagaagtgtttgggtagtgtgctttcatttccgttacaaaagattttctcaaaacaattttttttcatgaaaaatctTCCCAAATAAgttcaatcaaaatcaaaatttcataacttaaattcataatttgagaaattttaatctactcaattaatcaatctaaactcaattaattaagctaatcagatttttttagtgttaattaaacaagagtATATTAGctatttagaaaatacatggttaagaAATGTACTGTTTTATTTCAAACCATATTTGGTCTCATTAGGGATACCCCAATTAATATGGGGATACCCTAATCTCGCCAGATGCAATAATATATGGCTCCtatgttaaaaaaataaaaatagacccTATTTCCCAAATGAAAACCCCTATAGACCCCAGTTACCGTGTTAGTGTGAAACCTTCGACAGTTGGACCGCCCAGCTTTTGTATTAGATCTAGGTAGGGgcgtaaataatacccgaaaatactcggcctgcctgtacccGCCTGACCCCgcatgtacccgaagtagcccaaagtctattatggcccgtcatgggccacccggcctgacatggattaatttattgggcggtctcgggctttgctattaattatgatgcccggcctgatacccggcctggtgcccggcctgaaagccttctgtgtgccattaatcatttaatatcctcttaaaaagacttagaagttaccattttataattgtcaattttctgtcaagaaaaataaaatatatagttgtttttacttataattagccttttaaaaacattaatggtaataaattttcttattagaaagtttattgtactctaattaattatttattataggctaaaattaaaagtttgtcattgtaatttaaatataaaataatactatcatttacggtatgcaatgttagaaaggaaaggatattgtattaaaaataaatacatttaataccattcatttgaaaatttaaacttaaaataaaaaaaaaaaaaatcaaaatagtggtctgtccggcccgatctggcctgcccgtataaaaacgGGTTTTGAACGGTCTTTggatagcaaattatctacttttacCCGTCCTACCCGGCCTGAATTTATTTACGGACTCACAAATGTTAaacctggcctgcccggcctgtcttagtttttgggtcgggcggcctggccttcccgaatttacacccctagatcTAGGCCAGTAGACACGAACCAAAAAAGCATAGGTACTGTACTCATCCTACACCACATCACCTCCCATAGGTTTCCTCGAGAGTAAAAAGTTAAATCCAAGCGGcacaaaaaacaaaaagagtGTACGGGAATACCGTATCGATTCACTCAATAAAttcaaactttcccgccaaaactttgtTGCAGTTTTTAACCCACTCCGCTTTTTCATCTTTCATTTATTAAAACCCACTAAAATATTCTCTATTTTTACCCTTTGCACCTGtagagaaaaaccctaaaatactcAAACTTTTCATTTCCCAAACCGTTTTCGCTCCTTGGTCTTCTCTTCTCGTTTCCCAAAGTTTCCTATCAATGGATCCGGAAACTGGTAAGAAGAATGAGGATATTGCAGATTCACCAACATCCGTACTCGGAGATGAGGTtagtttgttatttttcttttttctttttttttttttaatttcttccatttcattttcaaggtttattgcttagtgtgttgatgttttttttttttgaaggagatctgcgaggatgaaactggagaTGGATCTGATGGAGTTGAAAATGGTGATTCATCTTTACTTTCATCAAAActggtggaagaagaagaatataaatTACAAGAAACTGATGTCAAGGAAGTAGATGAGGTTATGAATGACACCAAGTTTAATAAATTGGATGAACTTCTCACCCAAACACAGTTGTACTCTGAGTTTTTGTTAGAGAAGATGGATGATATCACATTTGTAAGTTCCACCGAGTACCCCTTAGTTTGGATTTTGCGATATtggaattaggtttttttttttttttaatgcgaATGTGATTTTGCAGAATGGGGCGGAGGAGGTtaaggaagaggaggaagaagaggaacctGTTGTTACCAAGAAAAGAGGTCGAAAGAGGAAGGCTGGAAATCAATATAACACTGTAATTTTCTTGTGCTGATGTTTTTATGTCTTCAAATTGCTGTTTTTACTGCCTATGCATAGTGGACACTGAAACACATGAGCACATAATACTTATTACTGGAGATGTTTTCAATTGGAAGTTGTAATATCCAAGTACTGGTTTTATAGTTTTAATTACGATAGCACTCTAGGAAGAAGATGCATGAGATCATTGTTGCATAATTATATAGACCAGTATGGAACGGTTGTTATACGAGAATGTTGAAAATATGAGATTGAAATCTGAATATTAATCATAGGTACATCTTTATTTATAATTAAGAATACACAATAATAGAAGCTACAACTCAGTAAATAGCTGTTTTTATCTACAATATATCTAATTAATGTGCTGTTTCACAGAAGAAGGCCCAGAAAGCAGTTGCAGCCATGTTATCAAGATCTGACGAAGGCACAGAACCTGAAGATGCTAGTCTTACTGTGGAGCAGAGGGCTGAGAAAGAACAGGCTAGACTTGTCCCCCTACTAACTGGTGGAACTCTGAAGGCATATCAAATCAAAGGTGTGAAATGGATGATTTCACTGTGGCAGAATGGACTTAATGGTATTCTGGCAGATCAAATGGGTCTTGGCAAGACTATTCAAACCATTGGATTTCTTGCTCATTTGAAAGGGAAGGGAATGCATGGACCTTACTTAGTAATAGCTCCTCTTTCTACCTTGTCAAATTGGGCAAGTGAGATATCCAGGTAAGATCAAATCAAgtattgtttttttcttcttttaattgaTTTGCGAAGATGTTCTCTTACTCTAATCCTCATTATAGGTTTACTCCTTCGATAAATGCTGTCGTATATCATGGAGATGCGAAAGCTAGAGATGAGATAAGGCGAAAGCAGATGCCTACTGCGATTGGGCCCAAATTTCCCATTGTAATCACTTCATATGAGGTTGCAATGAATGATGCCAAAAGAGTTTTGAGGAAATATAGTTGGAAatatgttgttgtagatgaggTCAGTGGTCAACTATTCTAATCAGTTCATGATTTTCTTTGCACACAAGCACAACTGCCTTTGAAACATGTTCTTTTTGCTTATACGATTGAATGATCATGTTTCTTATGCAGGGGCACCGGCTGAAAAACACAAAGTGCAAACTCCTGAAAGAACTGAAGCACATACCCATGGAAAATAAGCTTCTTCTCACAGGAACTCCACTGCAGAACAACTTGGCCGAGCTGTGGTcgcttctgaacttccttttgcCTGATATTTTCAATTCCCATGAAGAATTTGAATCATGGTAAGTATCAAATGTATATTTGTCTGTTCTCTTAATTCCTGTGCTATAGGGGATAGTTAGATACGGTGTTACTGTTAACATGAATTACCATTTCGTTTTTGCTGGTTGAGGGGGATATTGAGAGTTTGCCACATGCTGAAGGAGAATTAGGATAAATTCTCCTATCTTTTGGGTTATTGTTTTTGTTATACTGTATATCATAAGTCTTCATGGCAATTCTAAACTGGCCAGTCTGTACTGGGCCACCTCTGTGGAAATGCAGTATTTTAATTTGGGGACTTTGAAGCTTTTGCTTGCACGCTGAATTTTGTATGAGTTAATTTTGAactacgttttttttttctttctctgtttacTCTTAATGCATTTGTTGTATTGTCAAcagatttattattttcttgttatATGGTGCAACACCACCAGATGAAAACTAAGTTCTTGTATATAGTTCTTCATGCATTAAGGCTTATCCAATCATCTGAAAACTTCCAGCAGGATGCATATTTTGTTTGCTGTAGTAAGATACACACATATTACAAAATTCAACTTCAGTGTGCTTTGGTACAACAGGAAATGGCAATTACTGTTTTCCACTTTTAACTGTTTGTTAAGTGTAGGCTGCAATTTATCATGCAAAATTGGTTAAAATTGAGCCGAATATGCAGGTTTGATTTATCAGGAAAGTGCAGCACTGAAGCCGAGAAGGAAGAGTTGGAAGAGAGAAGAAGGGCTCAGGCATGTATTTTTGGGATTTGCATCATGTGACTCACTATCACTAATTATGCATTTATGTAATCTGGGAATTGATTATCTGCAGGTGGTGTCGAAGCTTCATGCAATCTTACGCCCATTTCTCCTGCGAAGACTAAAGTCAGATGTTGAGCTGATGCTCCCTAGAAAAAAAGAGATCATTTTGTATGCAACTATGACTGGTCACCAAAAGAAATTGCAAGATCATTTGATTAATAAAACATTTGAGACCTATATGACAGAGGAGAAGGGAGAGCAGAGTAAGACATTACTTTTCCCTGAGCTACCTTAAAGCATCCATTAGATGCAAATCTTCATGTTGAATAATATCTGAGTGGGCTAAGTTACCCATCATGCTGCTTGTTAGGATGGTTTCTACCCTCTGTGTCATCGTAGTAAAAACATAGAACAGAGAGGGGTGTAGGAACCATTCAGCCAAACATCTTCAGCTCAAAGTAATTATGAGTGATTCTTGCTTTACAATAATGAGGCATTCTTAAACAGTACATTTGACAGTGCAACAAGAAACTATAGTCAATACAGCTGTCATATGTAAACATTTAGTGTCAAAATTCCCATTCTGGATCTGCCATCGTTTGACCCTTTTCACGTAGGGATGTGAAGCAGTAACTAGCTTTTCCAAGATGGGCACCTTATATTATGTTGTAGATGGCTGCCTGTACTTTGCTTGTTTAGCACCTTCTGATGCTGTTGCTCCATTCTTAATATATTTCTTGTAATACTGTAGATAAATTCGTGAAGGGCAAGCTGCGCAATTTGTTTCTTCAACTTCGGAAAAACTGCTATCATCCCGATCTTTTAGAATCAACCTATGACGTAACAAGTATGCATCTTCCGTTCACTATCTCTAAACTTCATTATGTCATGAATGATTTTCCTACTCAACTCTTTTGCTTGTTTTCTCCAGACCTTTATCCGCCTATTCAAGAATTAGTGGAGCAGTGCGGCAAATTCCGTTTACTGGACAGGCTATTGGAGAAACTGCTTGCTCGGAAGCACAAAGTACTTTTAAAAATTTGATAGTTTACCATCTGTTTGTTTGCTTATATATTTGCCTCTGCCAATTCACCTGTTTAAATTACTGTTCTTTTTCAGGTGCTCATATTTTCCCAGTGGACTAAAATGTTGGACTTGATTGATTATTATCTCAGTGAAAAAGGGCTTCAAGTCTGTAGAATTGATGGCTCTGTAAAGCTAGATGAAAGAAAGAGACAGGTCCGTGCTACTATATTGTAGGAAATCCTCTGGTTCTCGTTTGTTTTGTCAAAAAATATATTGCTGTTTGTAAATCAGGTTACCTGATAAATGGTTTGTTATTTAAACTTCAGTAAGGTTGTTAGTTCAGGATGATATATGTCGACCAATCAAATTAGTTAGAGTGGCGGGGTTCTGTCGCTTACAACGAAGGCTGATCTAGTCGAATAATCTAAGAAATGCTCAGAAAAGAGTCATTGTTTAGATTTACACTAAACCAACTGTTTGAAGCTATCTTTATTTCTTAAGTCATTTCTTAAGATGAGATCCTTTTGGTGAAAGCAATGTCCCCTTCCCTGGGCTACCTTGACACCCAGTAGCTGTCTACCTTCATTTGTTAGAACATGTTTTCTATACTACCGATTAATGTTTTTTAAATTATATGCATCGGCTATTCTAACTGAAGGTAGGTGCATTTGTTTTGAGCAGATTCAGGAGTTTAATGACATCGATAGCAGTTATAGAATATTTATACTCAGCACTAGGGCTGGTGGACTGGGAATAAATCTAACCTCTGCAGATACCTGTATTCTATATGACAGTGATTGGGTATGCTCTTTTATGATCCTGCCCATTACCTCGCTCTTTTATGATCCTGCCCATTACCTAAAGAATTTCCTGGGATAACAGTTTGACTTGTATCCGCCTTTATATTATACAGAACCCTCAAGCAGATTTGCAGGCGATGGATAGATGCCACAGGATAGGCCAAACCCGTCCTGTTCATGTTTACAGGCTCGCAACTGCCCAATCTGTTGAGGTGCATTATCTATATAGTTATCTGACCATATTTATTCATGTATCATTAGATTATTTTgaagagagtttttttttttttaacagggCCGGTTGTTGAAGAGGGCCTATAGTAAATTGAAGCTTGAACATGTTGTGATTGGAAAAGGACAGTTCCAGCAGGAAAGAACGCCTACTTCTTTGGAAGCCATTGAGGTTTGTAAATTGCTCTGTTCATATCTTCCTGGCAGGAGAACCATTTTCTGAGCTAGCCTTTTCATTTACTAAAAAATATCTAGTACCAGCTATTGCAATCAGTACTCAAATGGGTTTTACTGGTATAACGTCATAACTCGCATAGCTGAATCAGAGTTACTACAATTCTCCTGTTTATGCtaacaaaagtttatgtttcagGAAACTGATATCTTGGCTCTGCTCCAAGATGTAGAAGATCCCGAGGAGAAGATGATTCAGACTGATATCAGTGATGAAAGTCTCGACAAAGTCATGGACCGCACCGATCTGATTGCTGACCCAAAATCAGAAGAAGACACCAATGCCTGTACTGGCTTTGTTCTTCCTCTTAAAGGTCCTGGCTGGGAAGTGATTCTACCGGTTGCAGGTGGAGGCATGCTTAGTGCACTCAATAACTGAGTGTGTGCCTATTTTGAGTGTGGGTCCCATATTTTGCTTATCTAGGAAAAAGGCTGTCATATGTGgccatctttttttcttttcgggGGAGTCAGTGTTGAAGCAGTATCAAGTATCAACTGTTCTTTCTGCAGAGGTTTCTTTTTGGGGTCAGTGTACTCGTAAATAGCTCTTTCTAGTGGTTCTCTGTTTTGGTGTAAATGGTTAGGGAAATGTCTAAATACTGAGCTCTCTTAGTAAAACACTGAGAAGTGGTTAAATTAAATCGATGCTATCTTTTGAATGGGTTTCTGAAACCACATTATCTTGTAGAAAGACTAGGTATCACGCTGGCCTGCGTTCGACACTCAACCCTTCGTCGATTTTCGAAAAGTCGTTCTAAACCTATATAGCTTAAAATATAATATATtccaatgaaaaagaaaaatataatataatccaaagaaaaaaaaatataatatggagATTTACTTAATTATTCAGTATCtaaaatttatattaattaaagaTTTCATACCTAAATAATGATAGAATTGAACATTAACCGAAAATACTAAGACAAATCCctaatttttttagagttttgttTATTGTTTATTTGTTTAATAAATCACAACAAAACATCCTGGAAGACGACATTAGTTGCCTTTAAGTGGTTTGATGTATCTTCAGATAGCACAGTTATTCGTCTTGCAGCGGTGCACCTTGACAAAGCAACGTAGAGTTGGCCGTGACAAAACACAGGTGTCTTCAAGTCAATGCCAACGTGTTGCACGGATTGTCCTTGAGATTTGTTGATCGTCATTGCATACGCCAACCGAATTGGAAACTGGCGTCTCAGCATATTTATGTTCAACTCTAAAATATTGGGCTGGAATGATATCCTAGGCAACATCACTTCTTCTCCGATCTTGCTCTTCTTTCCCGTCAGAATTTTTGCTTGTATAAGATACTTCCCGCAGTGTGTCACTAACAACCTTGTTCCATTGCAAAGTCCCTCCGAGGGAGCGAGATTTCTCATCAAAGTTATCGGATATCCAACTTTGAGTTGTAGTTTGAATAAAGGCATTCCTGGAGGGTTTAAATTTTGCAGAAATTCATTGCTTATTGGTGGTATCCTACCACTTTCGTCGGGAGTCAACCTATCAGCTGCTAGATATGTGTGTGTATCTCCATCCAAAAAATTTAGTGCCTCCACATTAATCTCATTAACATCATCATTGCGTGCCGTGAGAATCATTCCGTTAGTTAGTTCCTCCTTCGAAACTTGTTCGTAACATGCCTCATCCCCTCTCCAGATTTGTGTTTTTGTGAGGCAAGGATAGAGCTTTGTTATTAGCTCTCTTATGTTTTTACATACGTTCACATCCGATGGCAGATCAACTTTGTCCACTGGTTCGGAACCGACCCGCAAAACGTAAAATAAGATAAGAAGTTTAATCAGTTGTGTTAATATAAGCTAATTTCCAACTATAATCTATCATGGTTACCTGAGGTACCATCACCAATTAACTGAATCTAAGATGTACGGAGAGACAACAAAGATAATTACCTTGAGTAGGAAATCCGTGTACGCTCGATTTTCCGGTTCTTGCATATCATGTGAGTGTCAAAACCTTTATGTTATCCCAAAAATAAGATCTCCGGATGCACGCCCCCACTATTTCTGCCCGACCTCCATTCGGTATCACTGGCAAAGTCTGCCTGAAGTCTCTTCCCATGATGACAGTCACACCTCCGAAGTCATCTTCCTTATTCATGAATATCCTGGAGCAACCTGTTTACCTCCTCAACACAATGCCTATGCTGCATCGGCACCTCATCCCATATAATCAAAGTCGCCTGTTTTATAAATTCAGCTTCTTCCTTTTGTTTAGCTATTGAACAAACACTGGTGATTGTTATATCTATAGGAATTCTGAATGTTGAATGTGCAGTACGACCTCCTTCCAAAAGCAAGGAAGCTATTCCTGGTATATGTAAATAGATGCAATTTAATAATCAAAATTAGATCAATATAAGAAATGATTTATAAACACAGAATATTAAGCAATGGGATATATTTACCGGACGATGCAACAGTCAAAACAATGTCTCCCTTCAAACGGCAGCTCGCAGCAATGGCGTTGTAGATAAATGTCTTTCCTGTCCCTGCACTACCATTCATAAAGAATTTAGACCCGTCTCTTTGCTCCACGGAATCTGTCACTTCCTTGAATGCCGAAAGCTGCTCCTCATTCAATTTAGCTATATTCTGCTTAAGCTGATCCGCATCTATTTCTTCCTTCATTTGCATATGCTCGCGTATGTAATGGTTTCCATAAAGATTATCACAATCAATCTCAGACTTAGGCATCGAGCTGAAATGCGCCATCTCCTTACCTCTCTCACGCAATAATTTTATCAATCAGTTAAAGTCCATAGTCTTCAATCTGCTCATCTATTGGTTCTAGGATGCCATACTTTCTTTTAATAACGTGATGTAAATCATCGCAGATATACACCTTGAATTCTTTCCATAACAATTCCGGTTCAGCTGGATTTCCATCAGACAAAATTATCTTAAAGAGGTTTCTCATCTGGCTTCCTACCTGAATAATTGATGCTTCCCTCAAACAATTTACAAATTCTCCGTCGCTCTCTAATAGCCCAAGCTCAACGCATGCTTTTTTGTAGGTTGGATGTAGCACGCCATTCACAGTCCTCAGATGATCGAACGACCTGGCGCTTGCCACAATAGTCAATAGCAATCTCAAGTAGAACAATTCACCAGCGTTCGGAGAGACAAAGTACATCCTAGCTATAGCAAACTGTTGTTTCCTTACTTCCCATCTAGATTTATCTGCTTTCCACACCATATGCTGCGGAAATTCTTGATACGTGTATGCAGGGGCATCTGGATTCTCATAATAGTACTCAAAGTATGCCATCAGTTTAGATTTATAATTTTCAGCTGTCTGTGTCACTCCTTCGGTCGATGCTTCAGATTCATATACAATTCTCTGCATACCTTTAAGGTGTATTGCCAACCTTTCCACGTGGGGAATTTCCTTGTGCATACGGTATCCAAAAAGATGCCAAACAGTTTCTGGGGGACCTATGTACCTTGAGTCAATATATATATCTGTATCTCATCTTCCGATCTAACTACAAATGTCGTTTTGTCATACCCTTTGTATATGTACTTGTTGATGTACTTGACCGCCCTTATCCCAGCACATATCTCGACGTTTATATGGCAATTAAACATCCGCAGCAGATGCGGGTTGTAAGGTACAACGTCAATGTTGGTTGCCTTATGCCCACCGCGAACAACCACCTTCACGCCGTTATTCCTGCGTCGATAAACCGTATACCCACCTCCATCCAAGCAAGTTGTATCATTATATCTCTTTGGATAATGTTTGATGTATTTTCCTTTTTCATGCAAGGAGATTCTTTATTCCTGTCACCACAGGGTCCGTGGACCATGCATTTTCTTACCGTATCAAACATGACCGGGTCACTCTGCTCGTCGGGAAATTCAGCTGACACGTATCTATCTACCTGGTCAACTGTACATATTTTCTgcgacttctcaagatatataagTAAATGCATATGAGGCAATCCACGCTTCTGAAACTCAATGGTATACACGTACCCAACCACATCCCCAAACACCTTCTTTTCGACTATCTCATCCAGCAACGCCTTTCTTTTCATCTCAAATACTCGCGCAACTAAATCTGGACGGTCAGATGCAGTCTGGTGAGGATAAAGTGCTTCTTGTATCTCTGTCCAGTTTGGATTCGCCGTCATGGTAAGAAAAATATCTGGATGATGATTATAGCGCGTTATTGCCATGGAGTCCTGATAGATCTCATGCATCTGCCTTGGTCC includes the following:
- the LOC113342317 gene encoding ATP-dependent DNA helicase DDM1-like; this translates as MDPETGKKNEDIADSPTSVLGDEEICEDETGDGSDGVENGDSSLLSSKLVEEEEYKLQETDVKEVDEVMNDTKFNKLDELLTQTQLYSEFLLEKMDDITFNGAEEVKEEEEEEEPVVTKKRGRKRKAGNQYNTKKAQKAVAAMLSRSDEGTEPEDASLTVEQRAEKEQARLVPLLTGGTLKAYQIKGVKWMISLWQNGLNGILADQMGLGKTIQTIGFLAHLKGKGMHGPYLVIAPLSTLSNWASEISRFTPSINAVVYHGDAKARDEIRRKQMPTAIGPKFPIVITSYEVAMNDAKRVLRKYSWKYVVVDEGHRLKNTKCKLLKELKHIPMENKLLLTGTPLQNNLAELWSLLNFLLPDIFNSHEEFESWFDLSGKCSTEAEKEELEERRRAQVVSKLHAILRPFLLRRLKSDVELMLPRKKEIILYATMTGHQKKLQDHLINKTFETYMTEEKGEQNKFVKGKLRNLFLQLRKNCYHPDLLESTYDVTNLYPPIQELVEQCGKFRLLDRLLEKLLARKHKVLIFSQWTKMLDLIDYYLSEKGLQVCRIDGSVKLDERKRQIQEFNDIDSSYRIFILSTRAGGLGINLTSADTCILYDSDWNPQADLQAMDRCHRIGQTRPVHVYRLATAQSVEGRLLKRAYSKLKLEHVVIGKGQFQQERTPTSLEAIEETDILALLQDVEDPEEKMIQTDISDESLDKVMDRTDLIADPKSEEDTNACTGFVLPLKGPGWEVILPVAGGGMLSALNN
- the LOC113342185 gene encoding ATP-dependent DNA helicase PIF1-like; amino-acid sequence: MAHFSSMPKSEIDCDNLYGNHYIREHMQMKEEIDADQLKQNIAKLNEEQLSAFKEVTDSVEQRDGSKFFMNGSAGTGKTFIYNAIAASCRLKGDIVLTVASSGIASLLLEGGRTAHSTFRIPIDITITSVCSIAKQKEEAEFIKQATLIIWDEVPMQHRHCVEEIQLIGDGTSVDKVDLPSDVNVCKNIRELITKLYPCLTKTQIWRGDEACYEQVSKEELTNGMILTARNDDVNEINVEALNFLDGDTHTYLAADRLTPDESGRIPPISNEFLQNLNPPGMPLFKLQLKVGYPITLMRNLAPSEGLCNGTRLLVTHCGKYLIQAKILTGKKSKIGEEVMLPRISFQPNILELNINMLRRQFPIRLAYAMTINKSQGQSVQHVGIDLKTPVFCHGQLYVALSRCTAARRITVLSEDTSNHLKATNVVFQDVLL